The sequence below is a genomic window from Posidoniimonas polymericola.
AGGATGGCGATCTGATCATCAACTGCGGTCAGCAGCGGGCTCACTTGACCGTAGCGAGTGCACCATCCCTCCAGTGACGTGAACCAGTGCGGCCGATTGCTTATGCGTGTGAGGTCCGGGACCTGAGGCCGATCGAGTGAGGGTTGCGGCAACGCCGCGAAGCCGTGCCAGTGTAGTTCGGCGTTCTTGACGGGTATAGCGCGGGCCGCGGCCGAGTCGGAGGAGACCGAATCAGCCAGCGCGATCTGGTCCCACCTGACCTCGAAGGACGTTGATAGTCGGAATCGCGTCGCGTTGGCAGGCAGCTTGCCCCGCAAATCACACACGATGCTCTTCGTGTTCCCCGTGGGGAATCCGATTGCGGAGTCGACAATATGGTACTCGCCCCCGTCGGCCGCGGCCTCCAGGATCGGCCAGAGGGGCGCCAGGTCGCTGCGCTGCGACGCGGCGATATTGGTGGACGAGTCTCCGAAGCGGAACCAGCCCGTCAGCACCAGACTTAGGTCTCGGTCCGTCGGGAGATCGCCAAAACTGAACTCAATTGCGTGGGGACGCGTGTACCCAACCGCCGGGTACTGCAGGAGTGAACCCGGGCTCGAGTAGACGCCATCAATCTTGGCGAGGATCGCGGTGCAGTCGACGCCGGTCGAGTCGACGGCACTCTGCACCGGCGTCAGAATCCGCACCAAGGCGAACCGCTCGCCTGTCGACGGGCTGGTCGTGGCTCTGTCGTAAGAAACCACCTTGCTCCCTGTTGGGTGATCGACGGCTAACAAATGCGCTGCGTCCAAGTAGACCGCTTCGCGCAGTTCGGAGGTGATCCGCAGCTTTACTCTCTGTTGGCTGTCGGCGAACTGTTGGATGGCGCCCAGCACATAGAGCTCGTCTGGATCCGGTGGCATCGGGACGCCCCTGGCGACCGACACATTCAGTGGGGCGGCGCCGAGCAGGTCCGTGACGAATTGCCAGGAGTTGTCCACCCAGGCGTACAAGAAGGGACAGCTGCTGGTGCGGACGAACTCAATAATTGTAATCCGGAGCGGCTCACCCGAGAGCGGCTTGCCAATCTCGTTGCGGGCAACGCCGTTGGGCCACAGCGTCTGAATAGCGTCGGCTTTGTCGATCGAATCAACTCCGATCTCGATTGGCAGCTCAGCTTGCGTCCAGCGGGAGGCGACGAATCGTTCCCGCTTGACCTGCACACGGACCCCGATTGAACTCGGGTGACCGGCGTAAGAACGTATCACCAGCTTGAGCTGCCGATTGGCAGTCGGGGTGGCGTTTTTGAGAACCGACGCGTCGCCGTCGCCGAACAGGGCTACGAGGTCGGTTTTGCCGTCGTTAGCGAAGTCGAGTGCCTGCAAACCTCGGTCACGGCAGACTTTCGGCAACGGGATGCGGGACGGCTGCGCGTCAAAGCGGCCTCCCAGGTTGCGCCACACGCAGACGGTGGGTTCACCTTCGACATTGCCGGCCGACGCCAGGTCCAGGCGCCCGTCGTTGTCGGCGTCGATGATCGCCGCCGCGTTGATGTTGGTTTGCAAGATCTCCAGCGTTTGAACGACCTCACCGCTAGCGTCGGCGATCACCACCTTATTCGGCGCGAAGAAGACGAGCTCGGGCAGGCCGTCGTTGTCGAGGTCGTCGGCGACTAGGACGTGCGCGTCCGGCCAGGTGGGGGCGGTTTCCGGTTCAGCGGCGAAGCCGCCCCCGTACGCGTTGCGGTATAGCCGGGGGCGATCACCGCCCACGACAATCAGGTCGGCTCCCAGGTTCACGCCGTCAAGGTCGACCGCTATGAAATCGTCGCACGGACCTACGTCCTTCAGCCCGAACTCCGATGTGGCGTTGACAAAAGTCTTGTCGCCGTTGTTCCGCCACACAGTGAGGCCTTCGGGGCCCCCGACACACAGGTCGATGTCGCCGTCGTGGTCGAGATCGGTCCATTTCGCCACGGTTCCCGTCGCATCCTTCAGCTTTGATTCGGTTGTCAGGTCGGTAAAGCCTAGGTCGGGCGTGTACCTGAAGAGACGTCCGCCGGCAGGCGTCACCAGCGCGATTTCGCTGAAGTCACCGACTTCGGGCTGAAGCTTGTTCCGAACTGGTGAGTCGACGATAGCGTTACCCACTGTCAGCGTTGCTGAATCCGGCTGCTCATCGAAGAGACGGTCGGTGTGCGCCAGTTCTTGGTAGCCCGAGTCGGCGCCCCACTCAAACGCAACGAGCTCTGACTCCGCGGTAAGTCCCGCGTACTGATAGACGCCGTCATCGCTCATCGACACCACGGCGAGCGCCAGTAACTCGGGAACGCCGGCTGGAGCAGATGCCTCCCATTTGAGGTCCACCGGCGCGCCACGTACCGCAGACGATTCAAGCTGAAGCATCGGCTCTGGCTTCGTGTATCGGCAGACCTCGAGGGCGAGGGCGTCCGCGGCGCCCTTCAGCTTTCGGATACGTTGGTAGTCACGCATGTAGCGGCGGAAATCGTCTGTCTTGCCCGCCTTTCGCGAGAACGCGGCAAGTTGGTACTGGGCGCCGCCGTGAATTGGGTCCAGGTCGGCAGTCTTCTCCAACTCGCCTACGGCCTCGTCCGTTTTGCCAGTTGCTGCGAGCGACAATGCGTACTGAAAGTGGAGCGTCGGCTCCTTGGGCGCGAGCTTCACTGCCTCGCGGAAATACTCAACCGCCTGTTCCGGCTGCGAGAGGCGATTGGCCGCGAGCCCACGGAGGTACACGATTCCGGCCGGGGGATTCGCTTCGCCCGCAGGCAGGGCAGTCAGTTGCTGATCTGCATCGGCGGGTTTGCCGCCAAGCAGGTAGGCCCTGGCGAGGTTTCGAAGAGCGGGCCCAGAGTCCGGGCGGAGCCGGACGGCCCGTTCGAGCGTTTCGATCGCGGC
It includes:
- a CDS encoding VCBS repeat-containing protein; the protein is MSRPNSKSTKWLAIVVGAAAVAAVVLATTIRSRPQASQVENGPFENDPPDREEEPSAAPDATPSIPFTNVSVSSGVDFIHRGGATGEKMLPESGGSGCGWIDYDNDGDPDLLLISGKAWPWDETTESQPGSGAMQLYQNNNGAFTDVTDAANLVADFYGQGVAIGDYDGDGDDDLYVTAVGPDHLYRNNGGVFAEVGGAASGLGDADVWTTSAGFFDYDNDGDLDLFVCSYVAWDRTRDQAATVRVPGTGLSYAHPGNFDGTHSFLYRNDAGRFTDVSAEARIHVSNAESGTPLGKALAVTFVDFDNDGWLDIFVANDTVRHFLFHNQHGKFQEVGEARGFALNAAGVSTSGMGVDAAWLYNDNRLSVAVSNFAGEMTELFTTAKDGSDCFFVDETVGAGIGWPTLNSLTFGLQFEDFDLDGRVDMLHANGHLEETISEVQPDQTYKQQSQLLWNTGARTGPVLTPIAPEEIGDLAIPIVGRATASADFDADGDLDLVITQVEGPPLVLRNDQRLGGNWLRVNLHGQAGNPHGIGAKIELVAGGVTQRRTLMPTRSYLAQSESSAFFGLGYHTKVESLTVFWPDGKSQQARVEAVNTAITVDREEASFELLANTAMAQLENTEFGAAIETLERAVRLRPDSGPALRNLARAYLLGGKPADADQQLTALPAGEANPPAGIVYLRGLAANRLSQPEQAVEYFREAVKLAPKEPTLHFQYALSLAATGKTDEAVGELEKTADLDPIHGGAQYQLAAFSRKAGKTDDFRRYMRDYQRIRKLKGAADALALEVCRYTKPEPMLQLESSAVRGAPVDLKWEASAPAGVPELLALAVVSMSDDGVYQYAGLTAESELVAFEWGADSGYQELAHTDRLFDEQPDSATLTVGNAIVDSPVRNKLQPEVGDFSEIALVTPAGGRLFRYTPDLGFTDLTTESKLKDATGTVAKWTDLDHDGDIDLCVGGPEGLTVWRNNGDKTFVNATSEFGLKDVGPCDDFIAVDLDGVNLGADLIVVGGDRPRLYRNAYGGGFAAEPETAPTWPDAHVLVADDLDNDGLPELVFFAPNKVVIADASGEVVQTLEILQTNINAAAIIDADNDGRLDLASAGNVEGEPTVCVWRNLGGRFDAQPSRIPLPKVCRDRGLQALDFANDGKTDLVALFGDGDASVLKNATPTANRQLKLVIRSYAGHPSSIGVRVQVKRERFVASRWTQAELPIEIGVDSIDKADAIQTLWPNGVARNEIGKPLSGEPLRITIIEFVRTSSCPFLYAWVDNSWQFVTDLLGAAPLNVSVARGVPMPPDPDELYVLGAIQQFADSQQRVKLRITSELREAVYLDAAHLLAVDHPTGSKVVSYDRATTSPSTGERFALVRILTPVQSAVDSTGVDCTAILAKIDGVYSSPGSLLQYPAVGYTRPHAIEFSFGDLPTDRDLSLVLTGWFRFGDSSTNIAASQRSDLAPLWPILEAAADGGEYHIVDSAIGFPTGNTKSIVCDLRGKLPANATRFRLSTSFEVRWDQIALADSVSSDSAAARAIPVKNAELHWHGFAALPQPSLDRPQVPDLTRISNRPHWFTSLEGWCTRYGQVSPLLTAVDDQIAILNSGDGVTLEFDASHLPAIADGKQRTLLLFNHGWIKEENPNSLPDRNVSPFPGSDAPDQDPENDWQAIYNTRWVPRNRFGEDHSETRGSK